One segment of Streptomyces sp. NBC_00576 DNA contains the following:
- a CDS encoding GNAT family N-acetyltransferase produces the protein MTPSAGPPSPAPEDLVVTRATPEDWPVVTGWAADEGWNPGLSDSAGFFAQDPEGFFIGRVGGVPVSAISVVNYGETYAFLGFYLVRPDLRGRGYGLTTWKTALAHAGTRTVGLDGVVAQQDNYRRSGFEPAHRTVRFTGTAPAAHTPARVRPVRQEDLAAITVYDALCTPADRPRFLEYWLTGPGHRAVVRETGADGSGGGPENRAITGYGVVRPGRDASRIGPLFADTADDARALFAALTAEAAGTEVAIDVPETNAAAVEMVEAAGFAPSFETARMYTGPVREFARARVFGVTTLELG, from the coding sequence ATGACCCCCTCCGCCGGCCCGCCCTCCCCGGCTCCCGAAGACCTCGTCGTCACCCGGGCCACGCCCGAGGACTGGCCCGTGGTCACCGGCTGGGCGGCCGACGAAGGCTGGAACCCGGGGCTGTCGGACAGTGCCGGGTTCTTCGCCCAGGACCCCGAGGGCTTCTTCATCGGCAGGGTCGGCGGGGTACCGGTCTCGGCGATCTCGGTCGTCAACTACGGGGAGACGTACGCCTTTTTGGGTTTCTATCTCGTCCGCCCCGACCTGCGCGGCCGTGGCTACGGGCTCACCACCTGGAAGACCGCGCTGGCCCACGCCGGCACCCGTACCGTCGGCCTCGACGGAGTGGTCGCCCAGCAGGACAACTACCGCCGCTCCGGCTTCGAGCCCGCCCACCGCACCGTCCGGTTCACCGGAACCGCACCTGCCGCCCACACCCCGGCGCGCGTGCGTCCTGTACGGCAGGAGGACCTGGCGGCGATCACGGTCTACGACGCCCTCTGCACCCCCGCCGACCGGCCCCGTTTCCTGGAGTACTGGCTGACGGGCCCCGGCCATCGGGCCGTCGTGCGCGAAACCGGTGCCGACGGCTCTGGGGGCGGCCCCGAAAACCGCGCCATCACCGGCTACGGAGTCGTCCGCCCCGGCCGGGACGCGTCCCGCATCGGCCCGCTGTTCGCCGACACCGCCGACGACGCCCGGGCGCTGTTCGCCGCGCTGACCGCGGAGGCGGCGGGGACGGAGGTCGCGATCGACGTCCCCGAGACGAACGCGGCCGCCGTCGAGATGGTGGAGGCGGCCGGCTTCGCGCCGTCCTTCGAGACGGCACGCATGTACACGGGCCCGGTGCGGGAGTTCGCGCGGGCGAGGGTCTTCGGGGTGACCACGCTCGAACTCGGGTAG
- a CDS encoding nucleoside deaminase, with the protein MVKSDELPYLRRCVELAAEALAAGDEPFGSVLVGGEGAVLAEDHNRVASGDRTRHPEFELARWSAAHLTPEQRAAATVYTSGEHCPMCAAAHAWVGLGRIVYVASSEQLAAWLGELGVPAPPVRTLPVNEVAPGVTVEGPVPELAAQVRDLHRRFHTTAPQQD; encoded by the coding sequence ATGGTGAAGAGCGACGAACTGCCCTACCTGCGCCGCTGTGTGGAGCTGGCCGCCGAGGCGCTGGCGGCCGGCGACGAGCCGTTCGGTTCCGTGCTGGTGGGCGGGGAGGGCGCCGTGCTGGCGGAGGACCACAACCGAGTGGCCTCCGGCGACCGCACCCGCCACCCCGAGTTCGAGCTGGCCCGCTGGTCCGCCGCCCATCTGACTCCGGAGCAGCGGGCGGCCGCCACCGTCTACACCTCCGGCGAGCACTGCCCGATGTGCGCCGCCGCGCACGCCTGGGTGGGCCTCGGACGGATCGTGTACGTCGCCTCCTCCGAACAACTGGCCGCCTGGCTGGGCGAGTTGGGCGTACCCGCACCCCCGGTACGGACCCTGCCGGTCAATGAGGTCGCGCCCGGTGTGACAGTCGAGGGGCCGGTGCCGGAACTGGCCGCACAAGTACGCGACCTGCACCGCCGATTCCACACCACCGCACCCCAACAGGACTGA
- a CDS encoding GNAT family N-acetyltransferase, whose translation MDHAGVLALYDRDMREGAQPDGPGARIERVGGVVRQVADAQGWNGVVWSDLDAERADEAIAEQIRYYSDLGRKFEWKLYGHDLPIDLGQRLRTAGFTPEPEETLMIGEVAGLTFDTEPPEGIRLVPVTDRAGVELVADVHEKAFGTDSSRMRHQLLARLTDDPDTVTAVVALAGDEPVSAARMELVPGTRFAGLWGGGTVEAWRGKGIYRALVAHRARDAVKRGYRYLQVDASHQSRPVLERLGFEPLTTTTPYMYEP comes from the coding sequence ATGGATCATGCAGGGGTGCTCGCCCTTTACGACCGGGACATGCGCGAAGGGGCGCAGCCCGACGGGCCAGGCGCCCGGATCGAACGGGTGGGGGGCGTGGTGCGCCAGGTCGCCGACGCCCAGGGATGGAACGGGGTCGTCTGGTCCGACCTCGACGCGGAGCGGGCCGACGAGGCGATCGCCGAGCAGATCCGCTACTACAGCGACCTCGGACGCAAGTTCGAGTGGAAGCTCTACGGCCACGACCTCCCCATCGACCTGGGGCAGAGACTGCGCACGGCGGGGTTCACGCCCGAACCCGAGGAGACGCTGATGATCGGCGAGGTCGCCGGTCTGACCTTCGACACCGAGCCGCCCGAGGGCATTCGCCTCGTCCCGGTGACCGACCGGGCCGGCGTCGAGCTCGTGGCGGACGTGCACGAGAAGGCATTCGGCACCGACAGCTCCCGGATGCGGCACCAGCTGCTCGCCCGGCTCACCGACGACCCGGACACGGTCACGGCCGTCGTGGCGCTGGCCGGCGACGAGCCGGTGAGCGCGGCCCGTATGGAGCTCGTACCCGGTACCCGGTTCGCCGGGCTGTGGGGCGGCGGCACCGTCGAGGCCTGGCGCGGCAAGGGCATCTACCGCGCCCTGGTCGCCCACCGCGCCCGCGACGCCGTGAAGCGCGGCTACCGCTACCTCCAGGTCGACGCCTCCCACCAGAGCAGGCCCGTCCTGGAACGCCTCGGCTTCGAACCGCTCACCACGACGACGCCGTACATGTACGAACCCTGA
- a CDS encoding GNAT family N-acetyltransferase — MYGLLTVTETSCPPHLTALTDPEPGASSRRLAWLAAGSDGTPLGSAFLRLFTREGQEHLAELEISVHHTERRQGVGTRLLEAAVAAARSDGRRSVVAQAQEGSPGDRFLADRGFREVLALTYARLVLADADLAEITHLAELPYPGYRLTAWDGTVPPGLARSYADSRRAMDDMPMEGTDYGTVVWDVDRVLAAAQAVAARGDRLHTVAALDTADGSVVGFSELVVPGDGQGDGQHYGTAVLPEHRGRGLGRWMKAESIRRARERHPGLTGLLTDIANSNTPMLGINDELGYVPTHRAVEFQLGL; from the coding sequence CTGTACGGCCTTCTCACCGTCACGGAGACCTCTTGCCCCCCGCACCTCACCGCACTCACCGATCCCGAACCCGGCGCGTCGAGCCGGCGGCTCGCCTGGCTGGCCGCCGGCTCGGACGGCACACCGCTCGGTTCCGCCTTCCTGCGCCTGTTCACCAGGGAGGGCCAGGAGCATCTCGCCGAGCTGGAGATCTCGGTCCATCACACGGAGCGCCGGCAGGGGGTCGGCACCCGGCTCCTGGAGGCCGCTGTCGCCGCGGCCCGGAGTGACGGACGACGGTCGGTCGTAGCACAGGCCCAGGAGGGCTCCCCCGGCGACCGTTTCCTGGCGGACCGGGGTTTTCGCGAGGTGCTGGCACTGACGTACGCCCGGCTGGTCCTGGCCGACGCGGACCTCGCGGAGATCACCCACCTCGCCGAACTCCCGTACCCCGGCTACCGGTTGACGGCCTGGGACGGCACCGTGCCGCCGGGCCTGGCCCGCAGCTATGCCGACTCGCGCCGCGCCATGGACGACATGCCCATGGAGGGCACCGACTACGGCACGGTCGTGTGGGACGTCGACCGCGTCCTGGCGGCGGCGCAGGCGGTCGCCGCGCGCGGCGACCGCCTGCACACCGTGGCCGCGCTGGACACGGCGGACGGTTCGGTCGTCGGCTTCTCCGAGCTGGTGGTGCCGGGGGACGGCCAAGGCGACGGACAGCACTACGGTACGGCGGTACTGCCCGAGCATCGCGGACGCGGACTCGGCCGCTGGATGAAGGCCGAGTCGATCCGCCGCGCCCGCGAACGCCACCCCGGGCTCACGGGGCTGCTCACCGACATCGCGAACAGCAACACACCGATGCTCGGCATCAACGACGAGCTGGGGTATGTGCCCACGCACCGGGCGGTGGAGTTCCAGCTCGGGCTGTGA
- a CDS encoding GlsB/YeaQ/YmgE family stress response membrane protein produces MTISSIIGAIIIGTVIGVLGRLFVPGRQRIGILWTIAVGIVAALIGSAIAAGLDLSDTDGIDWVEWLIQIGLAALGVAALDRAKTPRRSHSRRR; encoded by the coding sequence ATGACGATCTCGAGCATCATCGGCGCCATCATCATCGGCACCGTCATCGGCGTACTGGGTCGGCTCTTCGTCCCGGGGCGCCAGCGCATCGGAATCCTCTGGACGATCGCCGTGGGCATCGTGGCCGCGCTCATCGGTTCGGCGATCGCCGCCGGACTCGACCTGTCCGACACGGACGGCATCGACTGGGTCGAGTGGCTCATCCAGATCGGGCTCGCCGCCCTCGGCGTGGCCGCGCTGGACCGGGCGAAGACACCGCGGCGCAGCCACAGCAGGCGCCGGTGA
- a CDS encoding SPW repeat protein, which translates to MANVSHTRGDIHSHPDVSEMRARYARMLGGRDVALVDGPVFLVGLYCAASPWILHYTTSQPPLVTHNLIMGIAIGLLALGFTNTPERMYGLSGALCAMGIWMIVSPWIVGDSPDAGVVLNNVIIGALALFLGMLSAGATARSAPRA; encoded by the coding sequence ATGGCCAATGTCTCGCACACCAGAGGTGACATCCACAGCCACCCTGATGTATCCGAAATGCGGGCACGGTACGCCCGTATGCTCGGCGGTCGCGATGTGGCGCTCGTGGACGGACCGGTGTTCCTCGTCGGTCTCTACTGCGCGGCATCCCCCTGGATCCTCCACTACACGACAAGCCAGCCTCCGCTCGTGACCCACAACCTGATCATGGGCATCGCGATCGGCCTGCTGGCCCTCGGGTTCACCAACACCCCGGAACGCATGTACGGCCTCAGCGGGGCCCTGTGCGCGATGGGCATCTGGATGATCGTCTCGCCGTGGATCGTCGGCGACAGCCCTGATGCGGGTGTCGTGCTGAACAACGTCATCATCGGCGCCCTGGCCCTGTTCCTGGGGATGTTGAGTGCGGGCGCGACAGCGCGAAGCGCCCCCAGGGCATAG
- a CDS encoding LysR family transcriptional regulator: protein MRIEQLEYIAAVTRLGSLRRAAEELRLSQPALSETVRNLERELGVDLLERKRSGATMSAEGRELLPHIIDVLDAVDRLRGAAGEQHRISRMVRVGTVNAATVPLLIPAVREFRATHELTQVEVVDVQQAEIHRGLTEGGFDLGLVNQLEGDDVPAGFESTELLRGRPVVCLRPDSPLAARSAVSVADLLAGPLIAMRSGYVMHRYLHRLLEGHGAAFAYSTDGAEMGKLMVAEGLGATVLPDFSVVGDPLERRGFLTYRPIADDDTTQVLLTLQRRRAESVPLAARDLHEVFVRRARALGGTLTVQSRSLSITDLHIRDK, encoded by the coding sequence GTGCGTATTGAACAGCTGGAATACATCGCGGCGGTCACCCGGCTCGGTTCGCTGCGCCGGGCGGCGGAGGAACTCCGCCTGTCGCAGCCCGCGTTGAGCGAGACCGTGCGCAATCTGGAGCGTGAACTCGGGGTCGACCTGCTGGAGCGGAAACGGTCCGGCGCGACGATGAGCGCGGAGGGCCGGGAGCTGCTGCCGCACATCATCGACGTCCTCGACGCGGTGGACCGGCTGCGTGGCGCGGCGGGCGAACAGCACCGCATCAGCCGCATGGTGCGCGTCGGCACGGTGAACGCGGCGACCGTGCCGCTGCTCATCCCCGCCGTGCGGGAGTTCCGCGCGACACACGAGCTGACACAGGTGGAGGTGGTCGACGTACAGCAGGCGGAGATCCACCGGGGGCTCACGGAGGGCGGTTTCGACCTCGGGCTGGTGAACCAGCTGGAGGGCGACGACGTACCGGCCGGCTTCGAGAGCACCGAACTGCTGCGCGGACGGCCCGTGGTGTGCCTACGTCCGGACAGTCCCCTCGCGGCCCGGTCGGCGGTGTCGGTGGCCGACCTGCTCGCCGGGCCGCTGATCGCGATGCGCTCCGGGTACGTCATGCACCGCTACCTCCACCGGCTGCTGGAGGGGCACGGCGCGGCCTTCGCGTACTCCACGGACGGCGCCGAGATGGGCAAGCTGATGGTCGCGGAGGGACTCGGGGCGACGGTGCTGCCCGACTTCAGCGTGGTCGGCGACCCGCTGGAGCGGCGCGGCTTCCTCACCTACCGGCCGATCGCGGACGACGACACCACCCAGGTGCTGCTGACACTTCAGCGCCGCCGGGCGGAGTCCGTACCACTGGCCGCGCGCGATCTGCACGAGGTGTTCGTGCGCCGGGCGCGGGCGCTGGGCGGGACACTCACCGTGCAGAGTAGGTCACTCAGCATCACAGACCTGCACATAAGGGATAAATAA
- a CDS encoding putative leader peptide → MRLDLTRRRHVDLARVSSASCCFAA, encoded by the coding sequence ATGCGACTGGACCTCACGCGGCGACGGCACGTCGACCTCGCGCGCGTCTCCAGCGCCTCCTGTTGCTTCGCGGCCTGA
- the ssuE gene encoding NADPH-dependent FMN reductase encodes MATILSVSGSPSVSSRTGKLLRHLDTRLVAQGHKVIPLDVRTIPAEALLGADFRHPAIVEATELFAGADGVVVGTPVYKASYSGVLKALLDLLPQYALTGKTVLPLATGGSTAHVLAIDYALRPVLNSMGAAHIVQGWFTLDKDITAHEDGSISVAPATAEALTQVLDQFSAALGRSPLLAAAV; translated from the coding sequence ATGGCCACCATCCTGTCCGTCTCCGGCAGTCCCTCCGTCTCGTCGCGCACCGGAAAGCTCCTGCGTCACCTGGACACCCGTCTGGTCGCCCAGGGACACAAGGTGATCCCGCTCGACGTACGCACGATCCCCGCCGAGGCCCTGCTAGGCGCAGACTTCCGGCATCCGGCGATCGTCGAGGCCACCGAGCTGTTCGCGGGCGCCGACGGTGTCGTCGTGGGCACCCCGGTCTACAAGGCGTCCTACTCCGGCGTCCTCAAGGCGCTCCTCGACCTGCTCCCGCAGTACGCCCTCACCGGCAAGACCGTGCTGCCGCTGGCCACCGGCGGCAGCACCGCCCATGTCCTGGCCATCGACTACGCGCTGCGCCCGGTTCTCAACTCCATGGGCGCCGCCCACATCGTCCAGGGCTGGTTCACCCTCGACAAGGACATCACCGCACACGAGGACGGTTCCATCTCTGTCGCCCCGGCCACCGCCGAGGCACTCACACAGGTCCTCGACCAGTTCTCGGCGGCGCTCGGCCGCTCCCCGCTCCTCGCCGCGGCGGTCTGA
- a CDS encoding SfnB family sulfur acquisition oxidoreductase — translation MTAKVIADEVEALTVAAALADEFRTGAAARDAERRLPRAELDRLSVSGLLAVTVPAEYGGADVRQETLAEVFRLLASADASLAQTPQSHFAYVNVIRRQGTPEQREFFFGEILAGRRLGNAQSEAGTKHVQDIRTRLDRQPDGSFTLTGVKHYSTGALFADWIPALARTEDDNLHVAYVPRDAPGLTVVDDWDGMGQRTTASGTVRLDAVPVPADRVLPHHLTFQGPQLHGAVAQLLHTAIDVGIAGGAFAEAAEFVRTKSRPWFESGAETAADDPLLIQRFGELAVQLRASEVLLREAARAVDEARADLTDDSAAEASIAVAVAKAHAATTAVEVTGALFEVAGTRSALNSLNLHRHWRDARTHTLHDPARWKIQHIGRYVLNGTKPPRHGLL, via the coding sequence ATGACCGCGAAAGTCATCGCCGACGAGGTGGAGGCCCTGACCGTGGCGGCGGCCCTGGCGGACGAGTTCCGCACCGGGGCCGCCGCCCGAGACGCCGAACGACGCCTTCCCCGGGCGGAGTTGGACCGCCTCTCGGTATCGGGACTGCTCGCGGTCACCGTGCCCGCCGAGTACGGGGGAGCGGACGTACGTCAGGAGACCCTGGCCGAGGTCTTCCGACTGCTCGCCTCGGCCGACGCCAGCCTCGCCCAGACCCCGCAGAGCCATTTCGCCTACGTCAATGTGATCCGTCGTCAGGGAACGCCGGAGCAAAGGGAGTTCTTCTTCGGTGAGATCCTCGCGGGGCGGCGGCTCGGCAACGCCCAGTCGGAGGCGGGCACGAAACACGTCCAGGACATCCGCACCCGCCTGGACCGGCAGCCCGACGGCTCGTTCACGCTGACCGGCGTCAAGCACTACTCCACCGGCGCCCTGTTCGCCGACTGGATCCCGGCCCTCGCCCGCACCGAGGACGACAACCTGCACGTGGCGTACGTTCCGCGCGACGCGCCCGGTCTCACGGTCGTGGACGACTGGGACGGCATGGGCCAGCGTACGACGGCCAGCGGCACCGTCCGGCTCGACGCGGTGCCCGTCCCGGCCGACCGGGTCCTCCCGCACCACCTCACCTTTCAGGGGCCCCAACTCCATGGCGCCGTAGCCCAGTTGCTGCACACGGCCATTGATGTGGGCATCGCCGGGGGTGCGTTCGCCGAGGCCGCGGAGTTCGTGCGGACCAAGAGCCGGCCCTGGTTCGAGAGCGGCGCCGAGACCGCCGCCGACGACCCGCTGCTGATCCAGCGGTTCGGTGAACTCGCCGTGCAGCTACGGGCGTCCGAGGTACTGCTGCGCGAGGCGGCCCGGGCCGTGGACGAGGCCCGCGCCGACCTCACCGACGACTCGGCGGCCGAGGCGTCCATCGCGGTGGCTGTGGCGAAGGCGCACGCGGCGACCACCGCGGTGGAGGTCACCGGTGCCCTCTTCGAGGTCGCCGGTACCCGCTCGGCCCTCAACTCCCTGAATCTGCACCGGCATTGGCGCGACGCCCGCACCCATACCCTGCACGACCCGGCCCGCTGGAAGATCCAGCACATCGGCCGCTACGTGCTGAACGGCACGAAACCGCCCCGCCACGGCCTGCTGTAG
- a CDS encoding LLM class flavin-dependent oxidoreductase: MSLTFHWFLPTNGDSRHVVGGGHGTPATAFGQNRPPTVAYLSQIARAAENLGFVGALTPTGAWCEDAWLTTAMVSQHTERLKFLVAFRPGFVSPTLAAQMASTFQRQSGGRLLLNVVTGGESHEQKAYGDFLDKDDRYRRTGEFLEVVKELWEGKTVSLTGEHLRVEDAKLARVPDPVPEVYFGGSSPIAGEVAARHVDVYLTWGEPPAQVAEKIARVRGLAAKQGRTLRFGIRLHVITRDTAEAAWAEADRILAGFDPGTVRDIQAGLARSESEGQQRMLALHGGGNRDGLEIHPNLWAGIGLVRGGAGTALVGSHDEVADRIAEYHALGIDEFVLSGYPHLEEAYWFGEGVLPRLAARGLWQHPFAPTAAPAAQVPFAS, translated from the coding sequence GTGTCCCTCACCTTCCACTGGTTCCTCCCCACCAACGGAGACAGCCGCCACGTCGTCGGCGGCGGTCACGGCACCCCGGCCACCGCCTTCGGACAGAACCGGCCGCCGACGGTCGCCTATCTGAGCCAGATCGCCCGCGCCGCCGAGAACCTGGGCTTCGTCGGCGCGCTCACCCCCACCGGCGCCTGGTGCGAGGACGCCTGGCTGACCACCGCCATGGTCAGCCAGCACACCGAGCGCCTGAAGTTCCTGGTCGCCTTCCGCCCCGGTTTCGTCTCCCCGACCCTCGCCGCGCAGATGGCGTCCACCTTCCAGCGCCAGTCCGGCGGACGGCTCCTCCTCAACGTGGTCACGGGTGGCGAGAGCCACGAACAGAAGGCCTACGGCGACTTCCTCGACAAAGACGACCGGTACCGTCGCACGGGCGAATTCCTCGAAGTCGTAAAGGAGTTGTGGGAGGGCAAGACGGTCAGTCTGACCGGCGAACACCTCCGGGTCGAGGACGCCAAGCTGGCCCGCGTGCCCGATCCGGTCCCCGAGGTGTACTTCGGAGGCTCCTCGCCCATCGCCGGTGAGGTCGCCGCCCGGCACGTCGACGTCTACCTCACCTGGGGCGAACCACCCGCGCAGGTCGCCGAGAAGATCGCCCGGGTCAGGGGACTGGCCGCCAAGCAGGGGCGCACCCTGCGGTTCGGCATTCGGCTGCATGTCATCACCCGCGACACCGCCGAGGCGGCGTGGGCGGAGGCGGACCGGATCCTCGCGGGCTTCGACCCGGGGACCGTACGGGACATTCAGGCGGGGCTGGCCCGCAGCGAGTCGGAGGGACAGCAGCGGATGCTCGCCCTGCACGGCGGCGGCAACCGCGACGGCCTGGAGATCCACCCCAATCTGTGGGCCGGCATCGGCCTGGTGCGCGGCGGCGCGGGCACCGCGCTCGTGGGCAGCCACGACGAGGTCGCCGACCGCATAGCCGAGTACCACGCCCTGGGAATCGACGAGTTCGTCCTCTCCGGCTATCCGCACCTGGAGGAGGCGTACTGGTTCGGCGAGGGCGTCCTGCCGCGGCTGGCCGCCCGCGGCCTGTGGCAGCACCCGTTCGCGCCGACCGCGGCCCCGGCGGCGCAGGTGCCGTTCGCGAGCTGA
- a CDS encoding SDR family oxidoreductase yields MTTSTSTFPEATPSSRVVLVTGASSGIGEATALRLASEGHRIVLGARRTDRLAALSSHIRAEGGRAGHRRLDVTDAADVRAAVDDTVAEYGRIDAIVNNAGVMPLARLDALLVDEWDRMIDVNVRGLLHGIAAVLPHFRRQGAGHVVTVASVGAHEVVPTSAVYSATKFAAWAITEGLRLESEPGIRVTTISPGVVESELADHISDPHAQDAMRVYRRNAMPADAIARAISYALGQPADVDVNEIVVRPVGQR; encoded by the coding sequence ATGACCACAAGCACTTCAACATTCCCCGAGGCCACCCCCTCCTCCCGGGTCGTCCTCGTGACCGGTGCCAGCAGCGGCATCGGCGAGGCCACCGCACTGCGGCTCGCCTCCGAGGGCCACCGGATCGTCCTCGGCGCCCGGCGCACGGACCGCCTTGCGGCACTGTCCTCCCACATCCGTGCGGAAGGCGGCCGGGCAGGCCATCGACGGCTCGACGTGACCGATGCCGCCGACGTGCGCGCGGCCGTCGACGACACCGTCGCCGAGTACGGACGGATCGACGCGATCGTGAACAACGCCGGTGTGATGCCCCTTGCGAGACTCGACGCGCTACTCGTCGACGAATGGGACCGCATGATCGACGTGAACGTGCGGGGACTGCTCCACGGCATCGCGGCGGTCCTTCCCCACTTCCGGCGGCAAGGAGCCGGCCACGTCGTGACGGTCGCCTCCGTCGGCGCCCACGAGGTGGTCCCGACCTCGGCGGTCTACTCGGCAACGAAGTTCGCGGCCTGGGCGATCACGGAAGGCCTGCGGCTGGAATCGGAGCCGGGCATCCGGGTCACCACGATCTCCCCGGGCGTGGTCGAGAGCGAACTCGCCGACCACATCTCGGACCCGCACGCGCAGGACGCGATGCGCGTCTACCGGCGCAACGCCATGCCGGCCGACGCGATCGCCCGGGCGATCTCGTACGCCCTCGGCCAGCCGGCGGACGTCGACGTGAACGAGATCGTCGTCCGCCCGGTGGGCCAGCGCTGA
- a CDS encoding helix-turn-helix transcriptional regulator: MAPSPLGDYLRSRRSQLTPEALGLPVYGRRRVVGLRREEVAMLTGVSVDYYVRLEQGREVNPSPQVLDSLGEVLRLDDDGRQHLYRLAGLSPRPEAAAPVEEADVSLLELLQSWPDSPALVLGRAYDVLASNRLGEALFLGFPFSRNLTRSLFLDLGARTFYPDWHAVAENTVAGVRLADGLTPGSPRIRAIVDELRVKSPEFVTMWEQHNARGKRVQSKRFTHPEVGLLELRVHVFDVKGAPGQELVVYHAVPGSTSAQSLSLLGSLAATRQPGQATRG; encoded by the coding sequence ATGGCCCCCTCACCACTCGGCGACTATCTGCGCAGCAGACGTTCGCAGCTCACCCCCGAGGCACTAGGTCTTCCCGTCTACGGAAGGCGCCGGGTCGTCGGCCTCCGGCGCGAGGAGGTGGCCATGCTCACCGGCGTCAGCGTGGACTACTACGTGCGCCTCGAACAGGGACGGGAGGTCAATCCGTCGCCCCAGGTACTCGATTCGCTCGGTGAAGTCCTGCGCCTGGACGACGACGGCCGCCAGCACCTGTACCGGCTGGCCGGGCTCAGCCCGCGACCGGAGGCGGCGGCGCCGGTGGAGGAGGCAGACGTCTCGTTGCTGGAACTCCTGCAGTCCTGGCCGGACAGTCCGGCGCTCGTCCTCGGCCGGGCGTACGACGTCCTGGCGAGCAATCGTCTGGGGGAGGCGCTCTTCCTCGGGTTCCCGTTCTCCAGGAACCTGACGCGCTCGCTCTTCCTCGACCTGGGGGCGCGCACGTTCTACCCGGACTGGCACGCCGTCGCCGAGAACACGGTCGCCGGGGTCCGCCTCGCCGACGGACTCACGCCGGGCAGCCCCCGTATCCGCGCGATCGTCGACGAACTCCGCGTGAAGAGCCCCGAGTTCGTGACGATGTGGGAGCAGCACAACGCCCGGGGGAAACGTGTCCAGTCGAAGCGGTTCACGCACCCCGAGGTCGGCCTCCTTGAACTGCGGGTGCACGTGTTCGACGTGAAAGGCGCCCCGGGGCAGGAACTCGTGGTGTACCACGCGGTCCCGGGCTCGACGAGCGCGCAGTCCCTGTCGCTTCTCGGCAGCCTCGCGGCGACCCGGCAACCGGGGCAGGCGACACGAGGCTAG
- a CDS encoding acyl-CoA dehydrogenase family protein codes for MTAIPHPLVTVARRLAADVLAPQAGRVDQEGVPASSIKAIKRSGLLGVSAPKEYGGAGASAAVAREVAEILAGACCSTWFVQTQHHTPVKLLTESQFPVRDRLLGPLSTGALLSGIAYAHLRSFPRVPVRVGYERGGWRFDGTVPWYTGWGLNDVMLLAGLSDTDEVVFAFADAREQSGLRASPPMRLAALTAARTVSLELKGLRLPEEAVVLRTPREKFALVDLPRAANTSPAVFGVAYAALELLAAHPDATATARSLRTRLDAVRRTAYALADHRRPQEHMADRLALKTRAYDLMRTATTAAIVAGGGRSLDLNSPAQRLAREGLFLLVQGQTSDVRGAHLGFLASP; via the coding sequence ATGACCGCCATCCCGCACCCGCTCGTCACCGTCGCCCGCCGGCTCGCCGCCGATGTCCTAGCCCCACAGGCCGGCCGGGTCGACCAGGAGGGCGTGCCCGCGAGCAGTATCAAGGCCATCAAGCGGTCGGGGCTGCTCGGGGTGAGCGCGCCGAAGGAGTACGGGGGTGCGGGCGCGTCCGCCGCGGTGGCCCGGGAGGTCGCCGAGATCCTGGCCGGGGCGTGCTGCTCGACCTGGTTCGTGCAGACCCAGCACCACACACCGGTGAAGCTGCTGACGGAGTCCCAGTTCCCGGTACGGGACCGCCTGTTGGGCCCGCTGTCGACGGGAGCCCTGCTCTCGGGGATCGCGTACGCGCACCTGCGTTCCTTCCCTCGCGTCCCGGTGCGGGTCGGGTACGAGCGCGGCGGCTGGCGCTTCGACGGAACGGTGCCCTGGTACACGGGCTGGGGGCTGAACGACGTCATGCTGCTCGCGGGGTTGTCCGACACGGACGAGGTGGTGTTCGCCTTCGCCGACGCCCGCGAACAGTCGGGGCTGCGTGCCTCGCCGCCCATGCGTCTGGCGGCGCTGACGGCCGCCCGTACGGTGTCCCTGGAGCTGAAGGGCCTGCGGCTGCCGGAGGAGGCGGTCGTTCTGCGTACCCCGCGTGAGAAGTTCGCCCTGGTCGACCTGCCGAGGGCCGCCAACACGAGCCCGGCAGTGTTCGGGGTGGCGTACGCGGCCCTCGAACTCCTCGCCGCCCACCCGGACGCCACGGCGACCGCGCGCTCACTGCGCACCCGCCTCGACGCCGTGCGCCGCACCGCGTACGCCCTCGCGGACCACCGTCGGCCGCAGGAGCACATGGCGGATCGGCTGGCGCTCAAGACCCGGGCGTACGACCTGATGCGTACGGCGACGACCGCGGCGATCGTCGCCGGGGGCGGCCGGTCGCTGGACCTGAACAGCCCGGCCCAACGGCTGGCGCGCGAAGGGCTGTTCCTGCTGGTGCAGGGCCAGACGTCCGATGTGCGGGGCGCACACCTGGGGTTCCTCGCCTCGCCCTAG